In one Desulfovibrio sp. TomC genomic region, the following are encoded:
- a CDS encoding peptidase has translation MTFCLGITVEDGLVGIADTRITSGNELTSAQKVSIYQNGHGAFFLMTSGLRSVRDKTLTYFEEALETCDKPFDKLYKVVNAFAAELRRVATEDKAFLAESGLGFNLHVLIGGQMTADANHKLFLVYPEGNWVEINQGTPYHIIGEGGYGKPVLDRTLKYSDPLRMALKVGCLAFDSTRISSSDVDFPIDVVLYNRGGLEMVQHRYEKEDLADISSWWQEHLRGLVHNLPSEWIDNVASKLTKVCAKTGCLSESK, from the coding sequence ATGACATTTTGCCTCGGTATTACGGTAGAGGACGGCCTTGTCGGCATCGCCGACACGCGCATCACCTCCGGCAACGAACTGACGAGCGCCCAGAAGGTCTCCATCTATCAGAATGGGCATGGGGCTTTTTTTCTCATGACCTCCGGGCTGCGTTCTGTGCGCGACAAGACCCTGACCTATTTTGAAGAGGCGCTGGAGACCTGCGACAAGCCTTTTGACAAGCTCTACAAGGTCGTCAATGCCTTTGCCGCCGAGTTGCGCCGGGTGGCCACCGAGGACAAGGCCTTTTTGGCCGAGTCAGGACTGGGCTTCAACCTTCACGTCCTCATCGGCGGCCAGATGACGGCGGACGCCAACCACAAACTGTTTCTGGTCTATCCCGAAGGCAACTGGGTGGAGATCAACCAGGGCACGCCCTACCACATCATTGGCGAAGGCGGCTACGGCAAGCCGGTGCTCGACCGGACGCTCAAATATTCCGATCCGCTGCGTATGGCGCTCAAAGTCGGTTGTCTGGCCTTTGACTCCACCCGCATCAGCTCCTCGGACGTGGATTTTCCCATCGACGTGGTGCTGTACAACCGGGGGGGGCTTGAGATGGTGCAGCACCGCTACGAGAAGGAAGACCTGGCCGACATCTCCTCCTGGTGGCAGGAACATCTGCGCGGGTTGGTCCACAATCTGCCTTCGGAGTGGATCGACAATGTGGCTTCCAAACTCACCAAGGTGTGCGCGAAAACCGGCTGCCTGTCCGAGTCAAAGTAG
- a CDS encoding circularly permuted type 2 ATP-grasp protein: protein MPPKMDFDNYDAGPFYDEMFTTDGKPRDGCRMLHEKIESLPPGEILARQTAAEQAFYDMGITFTVYGHEEGTEKIFPFDIIPRVIEAAEWDALERGLIQRIKALNLFIDDVYHKGRIMADGVVPRSVVESSTGYFKECQGLNPPRGVWCHITGSDLVRDETGRFMVLEDNLRCPSGVSYVLANRRILKRAFPQVFETIDIRSVDDYAPLLLDMLHSIAPQVGARPTAALLTPGVYNSAYFEHTFLAQQAGIELVEGRDLVVVDGYVHMRTTKGLERVDVLYRRVGEDFLDPKVFRPDSLLGVPGLMEVYKAGRVAMANAPGTGVADDKVVYAYVPQMIRYYLGEQPLIDNVETFLCWEDKQRRHVLDNLDTMVVKAAAESGGYGMLVGPAATPEERLAFAAKIEADPRNYIAQPTINLSRAPVIVDDHFEGRHVDLRPYILYGEDIRVIPGGLTRVALKRDSLVVNSSQGGGSKDTWVLGSGQPHPDVAS from the coding sequence ATGCCCCCGAAAATGGACTTCGACAACTACGACGCCGGCCCTTTTTACGATGAGATGTTCACCACCGACGGCAAACCCCGCGACGGTTGCCGGATGCTCCATGAGAAAATCGAGTCTCTGCCGCCCGGTGAGATCCTGGCCCGGCAGACGGCGGCCGAACAGGCCTTCTACGATATGGGCATCACCTTTACCGTGTACGGGCACGAAGAGGGAACGGAAAAGATCTTTCCCTTCGACATCATCCCCCGGGTCATCGAGGCCGCCGAATGGGATGCCCTGGAGCGAGGGCTGATCCAGCGCATCAAGGCGCTCAATCTTTTCATTGACGACGTCTACCATAAAGGCCGCATCATGGCTGACGGCGTGGTGCCCCGGTCGGTGGTGGAATCCTCCACCGGCTATTTCAAGGAATGCCAGGGATTAAATCCACCGCGCGGGGTGTGGTGCCACATCACCGGTTCCGATCTCGTGCGCGACGAGACCGGGCGGTTCATGGTGCTCGAAGACAACCTGCGCTGTCCTTCGGGCGTATCCTACGTGCTGGCCAACCGTCGGATCTTGAAGCGCGCCTTTCCGCAGGTATTTGAAACCATCGACATCCGGTCGGTGGACGACTACGCGCCGCTGCTGCTCGACATGCTCCACTCCATCGCGCCCCAGGTCGGCGCCCGCCCGACTGCCGCGCTCCTGACTCCCGGCGTCTATAACTCCGCCTATTTCGAGCACACGTTCCTGGCCCAGCAGGCCGGCATCGAGCTGGTCGAGGGGCGCGATCTGGTCGTTGTCGACGGCTACGTCCACATGCGCACCACCAAGGGACTTGAGCGGGTGGACGTCCTCTATCGTCGGGTGGGCGAGGACTTTCTCGATCCCAAGGTGTTTCGGCCCGATTCGCTGCTTGGCGTGCCCGGCCTCATGGAGGTCTACAAGGCCGGCCGGGTGGCCATGGCCAACGCGCCCGGCACCGGCGTGGCCGACGACAAGGTGGTCTACGCCTACGTGCCCCAGATGATCCGCTACTACCTGGGCGAGCAGCCGCTGATCGACAACGTCGAGACGTTTTTGTGCTGGGAGGACAAACAGCGCCGCCATGTACTGGATAATCTTGACACGATGGTCGTCAAGGCGGCGGCGGAATCCGGCGGTTACGGCATGCTGGTCGGCCCGGCAGCCACACCCGAGGAACGTCTGGCCTTTGCCGCCAAGATCGAGGCCGATCCGCGCAACTATATAGCCCAGCCGACCATTAACCTGTCGCGGGCTCCGGTCATCGTGGACGATCACTTCGAGGGCCGCCACGTGGATCTTCGCCCCTACATCCTCTACGGCGAGGACATCCGGGTCATCCCCGGCGGACTGACCCGGGTGGCGCTCAAGCGCGACTCCCTGGTGGTCAATTCCTCCCAGGGCGGCGGCAGCAAGGACACCTGGGTGCTCGGTTCCGGCCAGCCGCATCCGGATGTCGCATCGTAA
- a CDS encoding transglutaminase family protein: MICRIMHRTRYDYGCRVFLEPHQVRLVPRGDASQRLLRFHAAITPEPAGRTLVTDALGNTVLMVWFVDTTDHFAVTTEAVVETLRGNPFDYLVETPRAVLPIPLTRAEAAVAASCLEPVAGEQRRTLALAERLRQDGADTPQDFALALLSWISANLRTGVRLEPGILDPDAVLAAGEASCRDLTVFFMAACRHVGIPARFASGYHEGDPDSDEQDLHAWAEVCLPGGGWRGFDPSLGLAVADRHIVLAASPHPDDAAPVFGAFRGDGGTARLTHEIRLQLSQPNE, from the coding sequence GTGATCTGCCGTATCATGCACCGCACCCGCTACGACTACGGGTGTCGCGTCTTTTTGGAACCGCATCAGGTTCGACTTGTGCCGCGCGGCGACGCCAGCCAGCGGCTCCTGCGCTTTCATGCCGCCATCACCCCCGAGCCGGCCGGCCGGACGCTTGTGACCGATGCCCTTGGCAACACGGTGCTGATGGTCTGGTTTGTCGACACCACCGACCATTTTGCCGTGACCACCGAGGCCGTGGTGGAGACGTTGCGGGGCAATCCCTTCGACTATCTGGTGGAGACGCCCCGGGCCGTGTTGCCCATCCCGCTCACCCGGGCCGAAGCTGCCGTGGCTGCATCCTGCCTGGAGCCGGTGGCCGGGGAGCAACGGCGCACCTTGGCCCTGGCCGAACGCTTGCGCCAGGACGGCGCGGACACACCCCAGGATTTTGCCCTGGCCCTGCTCTCCTGGATCAGCGCCAATCTGCGCACCGGCGTTCGCCTCGAACCGGGTATTCTTGATCCCGACGCCGTCCTGGCCGCCGGGGAAGCCTCCTGCCGTGACCTGACGGTCTTCTTTATGGCCGCCTGCCGCCATGTCGGCATTCCGGCCCGGTTTGCCAGCGGCTATCACGAGGGCGATCCTGACAGCGACGAGCAGGATCTGCACGCCTGGGCCGAGGTGTGCCTGCCCGGCGGCGGCTGGCGGGGCTTTGATCCTTCTCTCGGCTTGGCCGTGGCCGATCGCCATATTGTGTTGGCCGCCTCGCCGCATCCTGACGACGCCGCCCCGGTTTTCGGGGCTTTTCGAGGTGACGGGGGGACGGCCCGCCTGACCCACGAGATTCGGCTTCAACTGTCGCAGCCCAACGAATAG
- a CDS encoding transporter substrate-binding domain-containing protein has protein sequence MSFCCRASMWRLLLAVLILCLAWGGSAPARAATSVLEFTPEEKAFLEAHPVIRFSDTDWRPLSIYEDGRLQGLFHDYYNLISQKTGLAFQFVLVGDGHDFQQVLDALRERRIDMIDGTGKTPDRANYALFVGPFLRFPLAIMSRDDAAVYSLESLAGKRVAAGNGGTAYEYIREHGKGIDLLPANDAAEALGLVSVGKADAAVENLAVAAYAIRGAGLANVKISGQLDYNFEIFSLVRKDWPLLATILQKAQAAVDDAEKAALFAKWLPIYKGATPAGAGASAVMGKPDDGRTGVTLTDRERDYLGRKKALAYCVDPDWAPIERIDENGRHVGISADFLTLMSERLGVPMVLVPTSSWSQSLAAVRSRRCDFLATAGETKERRGYLRFSSPYLRFPMVVATRAKTPFIDDPAGLAGKTLGVVNGYASLDILRAKYPDMHLMEVPSVSEGLRLVADGKLYGYIDTVPAISQAIAKDHFSDLKIAGRLEAQLDLSIASRDDEPELASLFQKAVNAISKEESDAIIKKWVAVTFEESFDYTKFWKALAGAALVFVLIVWWNRKLSRLNRAIRQAHEALDDANRDMAALLDNAGQGFLSVDRDGMIAPRYSQECQVLFGVAIAGKNVAELLFSPDTAECQAMSVNIRRLIDEPDVYRRDLYLSLMPKQVTRGEQSLRLGYRPLEGGQLMFVITDVTGEARLKDAVARERNRLACVVAAVREQNDFFAVIDSFADFRQSGAALVAAAADGRGALDRVYRQVHTFKGLFLQLECAFVAKALDALETQLTGLGREAVLDLVAVQALLADRAVDEALEKDLDVVRESLGPEFFNRRGEICLGEELAAALASLAERLLTRLDELPLGADDQAVLTAARDLRHVPIGKLLSAYPRLVARLAAGRGKLVAPFGVEGDAVLVDPTRFGPLAKSLVHAFRNAVDHGLETPDERTAAGKPETGSVTCRVRAGDGSVTIEVADDGPGVDVEAVRSRAFELELAGAEELAAMDDRAIWELLFCDGFTSRRTVGDLSGRGVGLAAVRAEAERLGGNASVISQPGQGMRLIVTVPLPGAQRQIDREMV, from the coding sequence ATGAGTTTTTGCTGTCGTGCGTCCATGTGGCGTCTGCTGTTGGCCGTCCTGATCCTCTGTCTGGCTTGGGGGGGGAGCGCCCCGGCGCGGGCCGCCACGTCGGTCCTTGAGTTCACGCCTGAAGAAAAAGCATTTCTCGAAGCGCATCCGGTCATCCGGTTCAGCGACACCGACTGGCGGCCCCTGTCCATCTATGAAGACGGCCGGTTGCAGGGGCTTTTTCACGACTATTACAATCTGATTTCCCAGAAGACCGGTCTGGCCTTCCAGTTTGTCCTGGTTGGCGACGGCCATGATTTCCAGCAGGTCCTGGACGCTTTGCGCGAGCGGCGCATCGACATGATCGACGGTACGGGCAAGACGCCGGATCGGGCCAATTACGCGCTTTTTGTGGGACCGTTTTTGCGATTTCCCCTGGCGATCATGAGCCGCGACGACGCAGCCGTTTATTCCCTGGAATCCCTTGCCGGCAAGCGGGTGGCGGCGGGCAACGGCGGTACGGCTTACGAATACATCCGGGAGCACGGCAAGGGCATTGATCTGCTGCCGGCCAATGACGCGGCCGAGGCGCTTGGCCTGGTGTCAGTCGGCAAGGCCGACGCCGCCGTAGAAAATCTGGCCGTGGCCGCGTATGCCATTCGCGGAGCGGGACTGGCCAACGTCAAGATTTCCGGCCAGCTTGACTACAATTTCGAGATATTTTCCCTGGTACGCAAGGACTGGCCGCTTTTGGCCACTATTTTGCAAAAAGCCCAGGCGGCAGTGGACGATGCAGAGAAGGCCGCGCTTTTCGCCAAGTGGCTGCCGATCTACAAAGGCGCGACCCCAGCCGGCGCAGGCGCGTCTGCGGTCATGGGCAAGCCGGACGACGGCCGCACCGGCGTGACCCTGACCGATCGGGAGCGCGACTACCTCGGTCGCAAGAAGGCTCTGGCGTATTGTGTGGACCCGGACTGGGCGCCGATCGAGCGCATCGACGAAAATGGCCGGCATGTGGGCATTTCCGCTGATTTCCTGACACTTATGAGTGAACGTCTGGGCGTGCCCATGGTGCTTGTGCCGACGAGTTCCTGGAGCCAGAGCCTGGCTGCCGTGCGCTCCCGGCGTTGCGATTTTCTGGCCACTGCCGGCGAAACCAAGGAACGCCGCGGCTATCTGCGTTTTTCCTCACCCTATCTGCGGTTTCCCATGGTCGTGGCCACCCGGGCCAAGACGCCGTTTATTGACGATCCGGCCGGGCTGGCCGGCAAGACGCTCGGGGTGGTCAACGGCTACGCCAGCCTGGACATCCTGCGGGCCAAATACCCGGACATGCACCTGATGGAAGTGCCAAGCGTGTCCGAGGGCCTGCGCCTGGTGGCCGACGGCAAACTCTATGGCTACATCGACACCGTGCCGGCCATCAGCCAGGCCATCGCCAAGGACCACTTCAGCGATTTGAAAATCGCCGGCCGTCTGGAAGCCCAACTTGACCTGTCCATCGCCAGTCGGGACGATGAGCCGGAACTGGCCTCGTTGTTCCAAAAGGCCGTCAACGCCATATCCAAGGAAGAGTCCGACGCCATCATCAAAAAATGGGTGGCCGTCACCTTCGAGGAAAGCTTCGACTATACGAAGTTCTGGAAGGCGTTGGCCGGGGCGGCCCTGGTCTTTGTCCTGATCGTCTGGTGGAACCGCAAGCTCTCCCGGCTCAACCGGGCCATCCGCCAGGCCCATGAAGCCCTGGACGACGCCAATCGCGACATGGCGGCGCTGCTCGACAATGCCGGCCAGGGGTTTTTATCCGTTGATCGCGACGGGATGATTGCTCCCCGATACAGCCAGGAATGCCAAGTGCTGTTTGGCGTTGCTATCGCAGGGAAAAACGTGGCCGAACTGCTGTTTTCACCGGATACGGCCGAATGCCAGGCCATGAGCGTCAACATCAGGCGTCTCATCGACGAACCGGATGTCTACCGCCGGGACCTCTATCTGTCGCTTATGCCCAAGCAGGTGACCCGGGGCGAGCAGTCCTTGCGCCTGGGCTACCGTCCCCTGGAAGGGGGGCAGCTTATGTTCGTCATCACCGATGTCACCGGCGAGGCCCGCCTCAAGGACGCCGTGGCCCGGGAGCGCAACCGGCTGGCCTGCGTGGTGGCGGCGGTGCGGGAGCAGAACGACTTTTTTGCGGTGATCGACAGTTTTGCCGATTTCCGGCAATCCGGGGCCGCGTTGGTGGCCGCCGCTGCCGACGGCCGAGGGGCTCTGGATCGCGTGTACCGCCAAGTGCACACCTTCAAGGGACTCTTTTTGCAGCTCGAATGCGCCTTTGTGGCCAAGGCCCTGGACGCCCTGGAGACGCAATTGACCGGGCTTGGCCGGGAGGCGGTTTTGGACCTCGTCGCCGTGCAGGCCCTGCTGGCTGACCGGGCTGTGGACGAAGCCCTGGAAAAGGACCTTGACGTGGTGCGCGAGTCCCTGGGACCGGAATTTTTTAACCGTCGCGGCGAAATATGTCTCGGCGAGGAGTTGGCCGCCGCCCTGGCCTCCCTGGCCGAACGGCTGCTGACCCGGCTGGACGAGCTCCCCCTTGGGGCCGACGATCAGGCGGTGCTGACCGCAGCCCGCGATCTGCGCCATGTACCCATTGGCAAACTGCTGTCGGCCTATCCCCGACTGGTCGCCCGACTGGCCGCCGGCCGGGGCAAGCTCGTGGCGCCCTTTGGCGTGGAAGGGGATGCTGTCCTGGTTGATCCAACCCGGTTTGGCCCTTTGGCGAAATCTCTGGTACATGCCTTTCGAAATGCCGTGGACCATGGTCTGGAGACTCCTGACGAGCGCACGGCGGCCGGCAAGCCCGAGACCGGATCCGTGACCTGCCGCGTGCGGGCCGGGGACGGAAGCGTGACCATTGAAGTGGCCGACGACGGCCCGGGTGTGGATGTGGAAGCCGTGCGCTCGCGGGCCTTCGAGCTGGAATTGGCCGGAGCCGAAGAACTGGCGGCCATGGACGACCGGGCCATTTGGGAACTGCTTTTTTGTGACGGGTTTACCTCGCGCCGCACCGTCGGAGACCTCTCCGGCCGGGGCGTGGGACTGGCCGCCGTACGGGCCGAGGCCGAGCGCCTTGGCGGCAATGCTTCTGTAATAAGCCAGCCGGGCCAGGGAATGCGTCTGATTGTCACCGTGCCCCTGCCTGGCGCTCAGCGTCAAATTGATCGGGAGATGGTATGA
- a CDS encoding alpha-E domain-containing protein, with protein sequence MLSRVAEAIYWMSRYLERAENIARFLDVNWHLTLDTPGGRGEQWMPLVSAMGDHGLFTDRGLAENRKTVIRFLAFDPEYPNSIVNCLARARDNARTIREIIPTEMWEQINTFYHLVREAARSYETVLNNPYHFCDEVKRRDLTISGIAGDAMSHDEAWDFFRLGRLLERADKTSRILDVKYFILLPRPSDVGSNLDYVQWGALLKAISALEAYRRRHGRIQPERIVEFLLLDHDFPRSLLCCLIQAQQCLHAITGTPLGYFANPAEKRIGLLCGDLAYSGVEEVFAMGLHEFTDNLQTRMNLVDEAIFATFFATFPAIDAASQQ encoded by the coding sequence ATGCTAAGCCGCGTGGCCGAAGCCATCTACTGGATGAGCCGCTATCTGGAACGGGCCGAGAATATTGCCCGGTTCCTCGACGTCAACTGGCACCTGACCCTGGACACGCCCGGCGGCAGGGGCGAGCAGTGGATGCCGCTGGTCTCGGCCATGGGCGACCATGGGCTTTTCACCGACCGAGGCCTGGCCGAGAACCGCAAAACCGTCATCCGCTTTCTGGCCTTTGACCCGGAATACCCCAACTCCATCGTCAACTGCCTGGCCCGGGCCAGGGACAATGCCCGCACCATCCGCGAGATCATTCCCACCGAGATGTGGGAACAGATCAACACGTTTTACCATCTGGTGCGCGAAGCCGCCCGGAGCTACGAAACGGTGCTCAATAACCCCTACCACTTCTGCGACGAGGTCAAGCGTCGCGATCTGACCATCAGCGGCATTGCCGGTGACGCCATGAGCCATGACGAGGCCTGGGACTTTTTCCGCCTTGGCCGGCTTCTGGAACGGGCGGACAAAACCTCGCGCATCCTTGATGTGAAGTACTTCATCCTGCTGCCGCGTCCGTCTGACGTCGGCTCCAACCTTGACTACGTGCAGTGGGGGGCGCTTTTAAAGGCCATCAGCGCCCTGGAGGCCTACCGTCGCCGTCATGGCCGCATCCAGCCCGAGCGGATTGTGGAGTTTTTGCTGCTCGACCATGACTTCCCGCGTTCGCTCCTGTGCTGCCTCATACAGGCCCAGCAGTGTCTGCACGCCATTACCGGCACGCCCCTGGGCTATTTCGCCAATCCGGCGGAAAAGCGTATCGGGTTACTGTGCGGCGATCTGGCCTATAGCGGCGTGGAAGAGGTGTTTGCCATGGGATTGCATGAATTTACGGATAATCTGCAAACCCGGATGAACCTTGTGGACGAGGCCATATTCGCCACCTTTTTCGCCACGTTTCCGGCTATTGACGCCGCCAGTCAACAGTGA